The stretch of DNA AGCATCAGGAGTGGACAGATCCCCAAAGGACTCAAAGAACCTCTGGGTCCAAGGGTAGACCACCAGCAGCCTAAGGGTGGGAAAATAGACCAATAGGCAGAGAGAGTCAGTGCCTATCAGAAACCCAAGAGTCTTCTCTGTCTCCACATGCCCAGTTTCTATTGGTCTCCTTAAACCTGTCTTGTAACCTTGATACCAACCTGCCCAGGGCCTCACCACCAACTTCATCCACGTTCACCTTGCCCCACAGGGCAGTAACGGCAGACTTCTCCTCAGGAGTCAGATGCACCATGGTGTCTGTTTGAGGTTGCTAGTGAACACAGTTGTGTCAGAAGCAAATGTAAGCAATAGATGGCTCTGCCCTGACTTTTATGCCCAGCCCTGGCTCCTGCCCTCCCTGCTCCTGGGAGTAGATTGGCCAACCCTAGGGTGTGGCTCCACAGGGTGAGGTCTAAGTGATGACAGCCGTACCTGTCCTTGGCTCTTCTGGCACTGGCTTAGGAGTTGGACTTCAAACCCTCAGCCCTCCCTCTAAGATATATCTCTTGGCCCCATACCATCAGTACAAATTGCTACTAAAAACATCCTCCTTTGCAAGTGTATTTACGTAATATTTGGAATCACAGCTTGGTAAGCATATTGAAGATCGTTTTCCCAATTTTCTTATTACACAAATAAGAAGTTGATGCACTAAAAGTGGAAGAGTTTTGTCTACCATAATTCAGCTTTGGGATATGTAGATGGATCTCTTCCTGCGTCTCCAGAATATGCAAAATACTTACAGGACAGAATGGATGAAAACTCTACCTCGGTTCTAAGCATATCTTCTCCTTATTTGGATTAAAACCTTctggtaagaaaagaaaaaatatatatatatatgtgtgtatatatacacacatacatatacatatatatgcattcatttgttgttgtttttcttaatttgctCATGCATGCTAAtaaattatgtctaaaaatagaataaatacaaaTCAATGTGCTCTGTGCATTAGTTACTTATTAGGTTTTGGGAAACAAGAGATAAAAAACTAGAGACCTCTTAATGCagtcaaaaatacaaataaataaaaagtcacttACAACCCAAAGTGTGACTATCAATGGGGTAATCAGTGGTGTCAAATAGGAGGTTAACTGGGGACATCTAACTGTTTCTGCCTGGACTAATCTGCAAGAGTGTCTGGGGGAACAAAAAGCCTCTGTGACTTAGAAAGTAGGGGTAGGAGGGGAAAAGGTCTTCTACTTGGctcagattatttttttcctctagtcCACTAAGAATACTGcgttttaaaatcatttccttGATTCAAGTTCctatttctctttatattttgtttgtttaaacctCCTTTACTAAAATTTACTCTTCTTTCTCTATAGCTTCCCAACGTGATCGCCTTTCTCCCATCCCCCTGTACTTTTTCCCCTTGTACTAAATTAACTCCTCAGGTGAGGAAAAACTTTTGAAGTGCAGAGTTCTGCTTCCTGCTATTAAAAGATGTAATTAAAACAGCAAAGGTAGCAAGCATTTATGAGGTCAGCGTAGGGTCTCAGTGTTCCCTAAGGGCCCTGTCAGTCATCCTGAATCCTGCCCCTACCTGGAAACCCATGTCGGTTTAGTAAGGAAAGTGTTATACTTTTACTTTGCATGTTTCTCCTACTTCTTCCTTTCAGCTCTAACACTCTGAAACTACgattacacaaaataaaataaaataaaataaaataaaacaataaaatgaaataaaatttaggtTAACCAAAAGAAACTGGATCCTCTATTTCTAGTTATCAGAAGGAAATTTACAAATTTCTTATTTCCATTGCTTTATTCTCTTAAATGCTTTCTCTATTATTGCTAAATAAATAGAGATCTCTCACTTTTTCTACCTGTCTCAACCCTCATCAGGTACTTGTGAAAAAATCTCACTCTGATTATTCTCACACACGCAGAAAGTGTTTGGTTCTTCTATGGCTATCTGGAGCCTAGGTTAAAAAATTATGCCTATGTATGATTATAGAGGTAAGAGGGataaaatttaagtattttctttttatattcattcCTCTGTAAAAAACTAAAGCAATGAGGATCTAGGCACACGTGTATCCCTGAGAAAAGATTTCACATGTTGAATCCTGGGAAAAGacgtctttaaaatattttaaatgttaaaacatgCAGATTTGACTTGGCTgttagattttggattttattttattaaatttaaaccTGCATTAGCATTGTTTTAGATTTAGACAGTTTTCAAGACCCTGTTTCACATCCCTGATATAAGAGGCATGTATATGTGAAATAAAGTGTTCTGCGGAAGTTTgaatatgtcttttgcaaatatccTGGGTCAAAGAAAATGCACAGACTTTATGAAATTATAATATAGGTTATATTTATAGTATTCTGAAAGACCAAAATTGTCAAAGCAAGAGCTTTGAAATCCTGATTGGCAGAAATTGTCACCTTCTTAAAGACTTACCCTACAACTTCTTATGCTCAgaaatagttttcctttttctattttgttttcttttttaaatgatgaactaTGGATCCTTCTCTTGTGTTGGCAACTGCTGCAGATACCATCATCCTGGCTTCAAGGCAGGGGTTGCTTTTCCAATGGTAGTTACTTAGTGTGACTAGAGTGTAACGCAGACTTTTCTTTCTATTACCCATAATACCCTGCAGGGACAAGGCTGCAAGCTATACTAAGACCATCAAAAGCCCAGGCATACCAGGCAAATAAGTTTCAAGAAGCAATAAATAGTGCAAATTTGGTTATGGTCAGAGCCTCAGTTTCAAATCTAAATCAGCATTCAAAGTTCCTGAAAAACTATTCAAGCTTACTGACATCTTCACTATTGTGAGCTTGCTTCTACTCTGTGAATGGATGCCACAGCAGGTGCAGGTCTATTCTACTTTTATTCCAGCCCCACTgaccacaacacacacacacacacacacacacacacacacacaagtcctCAAAAAAGAGACAGCGAGAGAGACAGAGGTCCATTTCCTTTACTCCAGtctattaatctttcttaagtCCTAATGTTTTATATCAGAATGGCCCTAGTCTGGGTATACTTAGAGGATGAATATTAACTTCCTCCATGAAAATCATGACACTCATCTATGGGAGTGTggttttatcatttgtttcaaaagcAGCACTTGACTAGAGTATTTTTATACATGCTCTACTGTTTAGTCTAAAATTCCCCAAGTGAGACATTTTAGCAATCTACTGTATATGTTCCTAGGTCAAGCACAGTCTAGCTACTTGCTACAGACTTCTCTCGCAGATACACAATCTCTCAGTAAACACAACTCAGCAGCTCtcagaattaattaattaaaatgaaataaaaatgctccAAGAAAACCAGAACCCATAGAAACAAaccgcacacacacaaaatagtttGGAAATAGGATAGTTTAGTTCACtttaaaaagttgtatttctTACCAAAAAGCAATAAAGTCAACATAGACAGAACTTTGCTAAAGTATATGCAtaattattacagaaaaatttatatttcagtcTGCACCTTGTTCATTAATATTTCCTCCACTGGGCTCAGATTTTCATTCAGAATTagcttttttttaacctcattaaGTGGGCCATGGTGTCAATTTATGGAGAGCAGAGGTACAGTCTTCAGATAAATTTGAGATTGCATCTCTTTAGAGGTAGAATCTTGGCTTCAGTCTGAACACCCTTTACAAACATGTAGGCATTAATTCAGAGGACTGCTCTGAAGCTCAAGAGATGGATGATTTAGGAGACTATTAGGCTTAATTCTCCtgacattaaattattttattgaaaaattttcaTGAACTCAAATTCACATTATTAcgtcctctcttcccttcctctctccctctctttcacacacacacacaccctttcatTCAGACATACTGAACATAGTTTATAAAGCAACGCCatagtgagaaaagaaaaacaaccatttgataaattatcaaataaaattaaagccaAATCTTGAGGAATTAATTCCATTCCTATACTttgttttaactttcattttaaatttgggggtacatgtacaagttatataggtaaattgcatatcACTGGGtcttgatgtacagattatttcatcactcagtgATGAACTTAATACCCAATAGGTTCTTTTTCATcgtctccctcttcccaccctcaacCCTCAAGTAGGCCTGGGTGTCTGTTGATCTattttttgtgtccatgtgtatcatcatttagctcccacacTCCTAGACTCTTACAAAAGCTCTACtctaacaaataattttaatataacaaCAAGGTGCCAAGTCTTTTTTCATCTCTTGACCTCCTCATCTTCAATATGAAGATAGcaatgcctagcatatagtaaTTGTGTGTGCTCGGCACATGTCCCATCCAGGTGATGTTCTCATGAATTCTCTGGTATTTGGATTTTTAGGGCCAACATCTTGCCTAGACTCACTGACTACTTCTAATGGTGTAGGAATAGAAGGTATAGTAAGCtatatttgctctttttttttgacttttggaGAAAGGAATGTAGTTTGTTTTCCCTATCAAGATCATAAGGTCTACAATCTCTCTTACTGTCTTTCGAATACCACACAAGTATCTCCTTTTAATATCTTACTCTTATGAGAACTTCCCTATGCTCAGGAATGTGAAAGTGATCTTCCCCAAAATGCCCTGAGTAGCTCTGCTTCTGATATGTAAACCAGTGGTTCCTAAATATCTTATTCAGATATAAAGAGTTCTCAGTGCCTACTATGTATAATGACTTAAGGAAAACACATGGATATAAAAGAGCTTCTGCTGCCAGTCAATTCAAAATGTTGTGATCAAAACAGTTAACTATAACACATTGTCAGTATATTCTGGCAGTACAGACAGAGTTACTGTGAAAGCACTTTCAAACacaaggaaacaacagattctgtTTAGGTATTCAAGTAAGTTTAAAATTAATCAACATGCAtataatacagatttttaaaaatgtatacaactGAGAAAGTTCTAAAAATCCTTCTAATTTTACCTATGGCAAAAATGGtgctcaaggaaaaaaatattactcCTATGATCAGAAAGGAAATAACTGTTCGGTTGTTTACTGCATGCTTCCTCTTTGTATGTTGTAGCAttaacaacaaagaaacactgtGCGATGGTATTATTAATATTGTCCTCTAATTCCAGAAGTTCTAAAGCAAGGAATAATCATtccttcatttactcatttactcattcgttcattcattcactgttttcttgaataaatattttctttctgcccATTGATGAATTTAATATGAGGCACAGTAGGCATGTAAGAAGGTAGAGAATAGGCAGAATTGCTTATAAAGCacggagtgtgtgtgtgtgcatgaaataaataagaaaaatataaaaatataaaaaatggtgTGGGGGAGGGTTTGGAAAGATTTTTTGGGTAGTATAGAGAAGTTTATTGTGGCTGGGGTCAAGAGAGGTCACAAGTAATACGTGAGCAATGAATCTTGACTGAAATATGGGAAGATAAGAGGAAATTCTTTACAGAGATGTTCTGGGGCAAGTAAGAGGAGGAAGCTATTTCTTGGAGCAGGAACACTTGATGGGGTATAGTATTATGGGCTACAATGTGCaggcaaaggaaggaggaagaaagacaaCATAACATTGTCTTGAGTAATCATTATGCCTTTAATTGAGCACATTATTTTCTCAGTAATTGTTGGAGTTTAATCGTAGCATTACCCTTGAGGCTATGTCTTAGGGTTGAGGTCTTCCCTAGAACCTCTGCAGTGCCAGTATTATCTTTGTATCAAGAGTTCTTGATAATTTCTGCTCTTTGGAGGTAGAAGTGTCACCCATTAATGCCTTGTACGGTtcccttgcttttctcttttcccatgtACTCTTTGTAAAATAAACAAGTGCTCCCTATCTGTAGAGCCTCAGGAACCTTCTTACACACCtggacaaaaaaatgaaataagtgaaattaatCAGGAAGTTGAGCTGAACATTCTTTATTAGGCAGAAGCCATACCCTTGAAGTAGGCATTGTGTTCCCAAGTTCAGAAAATAGAATCTAGGGAAATAGGGTCTTCTTATGGTTATCAGGAAACAGTCCAGGATCTCAATGGTACTTGTGAGCCAGGGCATTAGCCACACCAGCCACCACCTTCTGATAGGCAGCCTGCATTTGTGGGGTGAATTCCTTGCCAAAGTTGCGGGCCAGCACACACACCAGCACATTGCCCAAGAGCTGCGGAGAAGAGGTAGGCAGATACATGCATATGGTtaacagagaaataaagactgGCTTCTGAGAAACTGAGCCAACACCCATTTTTTTCTGCCCAAATCTTAGACAAAACTGATCCCCAGGTTATTCCCATCAGCATAAATAAGTACATATATGAATgcatacatataacatatatctatacacacacatcctCTATGTACTTAACTAGCATGTagtctatatatgtacatatatgctatatatgctGTATAATACTATATACAAATTAATTCcaaattagttttaattttgtatgtgtatatagcaTATACAAATTAATTACTATAAACAGATTAATAGATACAAATTAATTGATTAATCAGTGTGATGATGGGCTGTCTCCTAGCAACGACTTCTGCCCCACCTCCAGTGTAACTGCCTAGTCTTTCATAATCAAATATtcactttcctttccattccatttactACAGAATTTATAAAATTCCAATTATTCCTTATTGTAAAATGATTTATAGCCTCTAAAACAGTATTCTATGCCTCTCATCTTTGAGTTGGAGCCTCTCCCATACCCATGTGGAGAGACAAAAGGATTATTCTAAGTGCAGAATTAGCAGGTGAGAGCTGGTATGCATAATTTGAGTTGTTgttagagaaggaaaaatgaaggGAGGGGGTTGGGAGAGAAAGACaggatattaaataatttaaaatagcaagattgtgaggaaggaaaaaatgcagaatatttaaataaaaaattaacaaaattttagaagcattaaatgataaaatatagtaaaatgacaaaaatgtggGAGAAGAGCAGGTAGGTAAAAGAACCAAAATGTAAGattagaaagtaaaaagagaaaagtgaagcaTCTCCTGGACTCACCCTGAAGTTCTCAGGATCCACGTGCAGCTTGTCACAGTGCAGCTCACTCAGCTGAGAAAAAGTGCCCTTGAGGTTGTCCAGGTGAGCCAGGCCATCACTAAAGGCACCTAGCACCTTCTTGCCATGAGCCTTCACCTTAGGGTTGCCCATAACAGCATCAGGAGAGGACAGATCCCCAAAGGACTCAAAGAACCTCTGGGTCCAAGGGTAGACCACCAGTAATCTGAGGGTAGGAAAACAGCCCAAGGGACAGAGAGTCAGTGCCTATCAGAAACCCAAGAGTCTTCTCTGTCTACACATGCCCAGTTTCCATTTGCCTCCTTGAGCCTCTCTTATAACCTTGATACCAACCTGCCCAGGGCCTCACCACCAACTGCATCCACGTTCACTTTGCCCCACAGGGCATTGACAGCAGTCTTCTCCTCAGGAGTCAGATGCACCATGGTGTCTGTTTGAGGTTGCTAGTGAACACTGTTATGTCAGAAGAAAGTGTAAGCAACAGTCGACTCTGCCCTGCCTTTTATGCTGGTCCTGTCCTCCCTGCTCCAGTGAGCAGGTTGGTTTAAGATAAGCAGGGTTTCATTAGTTTGTGAGAATGAAAAATGAACCTTCATTCCACTATTCCCTTAACTTGCCCTGAGATTGGCTGTTCTGTCATGTGTGTCTTGACTCAGAAACCCTGTTCTCCTCTACATATCTCCCCACCGCATCTCTTTCAGCAGTTGTTTCTAAAAATATCCTCCTAGTTTCATTTTTGCAGAAGTGTTTTAGGCTAATATAGTGGAATGTATCTTAGAGTTTAACTTATTTGTTTCTGTCACTTTATACTAAGAAAACTTATCTAAAAGCAGATGTTTTAACAAGTTGACTCAATATAAAGTTCTTCTTTGCCTCTAGAGATTTTTGTCTCCAAGGGAATTTTGAGAGGTTGGAATGGACAAATCTATTGCTGCAGTTTAAACTTGCttgcttcctccttcttttggTAAATTCTTCCTATAATAAaactctaattttttattatattgaaataaatatccattaaaagaatatttaaaaaatgaatagtgTTTATTTACCAGTTATTGAAATAGGTTCTGGAAACATGAATTTTAAGGTTAACATTTTAATGACagataaaatcaaatattatatacaaatattttgaatgtttaaaattatgGTATGACTAAAGAAAGAATGCAAAGTGAAAAGTAGATTTACCATATTCAGCCAGATTAAATTTAACGAAGTTCCTGGGAATATGCTAGTACAGAACATTTTTACAGatgtgttcttaaaaaaaaatgtggaattaGACCCAGGAATGAAGATCCCAGTAGTTTTTCACTCTTTTCTGAATTCAAATAATGCCACAATGGCAGACAAATACACACCCATGAGCATATCCAAAAGGAAGGATtgaaggaaagaggaggaagaaatggagaaaggaaggaaggaagaggggaagagagaggatggaagggatggaggagaagaaggaaaaataaataatggagaggagaggagaaaaaaggaggggagaggagaggagaagggatagggaagagaaagagaaagggaagggaagagaggaaagaagagaagaggagagaaaagaaacgaagagaggggaagggaaggaaaaaaaagaggaaaaaagagacaagagaAGAGATAAGACTGACAGTTCAAATTTTGGTGGTGATATGGATCAATAGAAACTCAAACTCTGTTGGTGACACTGTACAATAGTATAACCCCTTTGGAAAACCTTTAATAGTATCCACAAATGCTGGATGCTTGATAAGTCTATTACCTAGCAATTACATTTTTAGATATTCAgaaacacatgcatgtgtgtatccAAAGACATGTATAGAAATGCTTATGACAGCAATAATCATAAAAACCTCAAACCGGTAGCCACTTAAATGCTTACCAACAGTAGAATTGATAAATTACGGTATAGTCAAAGAATAGAATAttacacagaaatgaaaagaatcaaCTACTGCTTAACACGTAGCGATACAAATGCATTTTACAGCATTTGGTTGATTAAAAGTAACCAGAGGTGAGTTCAAACTATATGACTTTATTTGTATATAGAAAGATGGATGATGTGCCTGAGATTCTGATCACAAGGGGAAATGTTATAAAATAGGGTAGAGAGGAGCCATGAATGACCTTTAAACTTTGTTACAAGTTATTTTTCTGTAACCTGGAAGCCAACGAAAGATATTGAATAATTCAAGAAAGGTGGTGGCATGGTTTGATTTGTGTCTTTAAAAGATTATTCTCACTTAGTGAAGAAATGTATTTTAGAAGTAGAGAAAATGGGAGACAAATAGCTGGGCTTCTGTTGCAGTAGGGAAGAAAGTGACAATGCCATTTCTATTATCAGACTTGGACCATGACGGTGATGTCAGTCGTGAACACAAGAATAGGGCCACATTTGTGAGTTTAGTGGTACGATAAAATCAGAAATACAGTCTTGGATACATTGTATTGTATGCACTCTTGTAAAATGCAAAAAGATGTACTTAGATATGTGGATCTGGAGCTCAGAAAGAATACAACCAGGTCAAGAAtacagaatggaacagaacatacAAGAACAGATCATAATGTGCTGTGTGAATCACTACCACTACCTGTTAAAAATGACAGATGATGTACTTCATCAATATCTCCTTAAAATCTTAGAATGTGTTTGTGAGGGAGGAATTATGTTTCCAATTCATATATAAGAAAATTGATTCTAAAAAAAATGTTAGGTAAATTCTTAAGGCCATGAGGACTGTTATTTGATCTTTGTCTGTTAATTCCAAAGACTTGGCTTTTCACTTTAATTCTGTTCTACCTGAAATGATTTTACACATTGGGAGATCTGGTTACATGTTTATTCTATATGGATTGCATTGAGAGGATTTGTATAACAGAAtaaggtctttttttcttttctcttctgagatggagtttcatccctattgcccaagctagagtgcaatggtgcaatctaggctcaccgcaacctctgcctcctgggttcaagcaattctcctgcctcagccacctgaatagctgggactgcaggcatgcaccacacgcccggctgattttgtatttttagtagagatggggtttcaccatgttggtcaggctggtcttgaactcctgacctcaagtgatctgcctgccttggcctcccaaagtgctgggtttacaagcctgagccaccgcatccagccaggATAAGGTCTAAAAGTGGAAAGAATAGCATCTACTCTTGTTCAGGAAACAATGAGGACCTGACTGGGCAGTAAGAGTGGTGATTAATAGATAGGGACAAATTGAAGCAGAATCGAACTGTTGATTAGAGGTAGGGAAATGATTTTAATCTGTGACCTTGGTGAATGGGCAAGTAGCTATCTAATGACTAAAATGGAAAACACTGGAAGAGAAACAGTTTTAGTATAACAAGTGAAATACCCATGCTGAGTCTGAGGTGCCTATAGGACATCTATATAAATAAGCCCAGTACATTGTTTGATATATGGGTTTGGCACTGAGGTTGGAGGTCAGAGGTTAGAAATCAGAGTTGGGAATTGGGATTATACAGGCTGTATTTAAGAGTTTAGATATAACTGTGAATCCAAGAGTGTGATGAATACAAAGTTAAATGAAGGACCTTTAATGAACACCAACATTTAATGTGAAATCTCAAGGAAGTATGAAGTAAGACATAGTCCCCAAAATCCCCGATGATTTTAGAACTCAGTATCGATTTTAATTAGTGTAATGCCAAT from Homo sapiens chromosome 11, GRCh38.p14 Primary Assembly encodes:
- the HBD gene encoding hemoglobin subunit delta produces the protein MVHLTPEEKTAVNALWGKVNVDAVGGEALGRLLVVYPWTQRFFESFGDLSSPDAVMGNPKVKAHGKKVLGAFSDGLAHLDNLKGTFSQLSELHCDKLHVDPENFRLLGNVLVCVLARNFGKEFTPQMQAAYQKVVAGVANALAHKYH